ATGGGTACATATGTATCAGACCGTGCTGTAATGAATGGAATTGAATCAGTGTTCTGGCCCGGAAGATTGCAAATAGCCAAAAATAGCAGGGGGGGAGTATACATATTTGATTCTGCACACAATCCGGATGCAGCACGCGCCCTGTCCAAGTCTGTTTCAGACGTCACTCGGGAAAAATTTCTCTGTGTTATAGGGGTGCTCTCCGATAAGAATCTTGACGGCATTATTGAATCCATTGCCCAAATATCGGATGACTTCATTTGTGCGGAGCCAGTTACATCCAGAGCAAGAAGTGTAGACGACATAATTAAAGCAGTTGTGAGGGCAGGAAAGAAAGCAGTGAAAGCCAATAGTGTTCCCAACGCAATGAATATTGCGGATGAGGCTGCAGGTGGGAGAAAGGTTCTTGTTACTGGCTCATTGAGAACGGTAGGTGAAGCGATGAAATGGTGGTTTGATAGTTTTGGTGAGAGATTATGGAGAAATGACTGATTTTGCGATCATGTTCGAAAGCCTCGAACGGTATTACGCCCAGCCTGGTCTGACAACAGCTCTAGAAAATATATCAAAAAATGAGAATGCCTTCCATGTTCTCATATCCACTGTTATTTCCCAGAGGAACAGAGACGAAATTACAGAGAAAATATCCAGGAGGCTATTCAAAAAATACCCTACTATCAGCCTTCTGGCCAAAGCATCACCCGGCGACATTGCAAAATGCATTCGCCAGTCCAACTTCTATAGAACGAAGTCTAGAGCGATAAGCGAAATATCAAAAAGAATAGAATTGGATTATAATTGTAACGTACCGGAGAATATCGAAGAACTGATGGAACTGCCTCTCGTTGGACGGAAGACGGCAAACTGCGTACTGGTTTATGCCTTCAGGAAGAGCGCGATTCCGGTAGATACTCACGTACACCGGATATCAAATAGAATTGGAATTGTTGAAAGTAGGGATCCGAAGGAAACGGAAGAGCAACTCAGGCAGAAGATACCTGAAATATACTGGATGAGACTGAACAATATCTTTGTGATCCATGGCAAAAAAATATGCAAGCCACTTCATCCACTGTGCTACAAATGCCCCATTTCCACGCATTGCGGGTATCCAAAGAAGAGCGTTCGGGATAGGAAGAAATAGACCCGGGCACGTATAAAAAGCCGGAACTTTCAGTAACATACTTTAAGAACCTCTGATATCATAACGCGGTTTCCGAAGCGAGGTTAGTCTAGTCTGGTTAGGACATTAGCTTGCCAAGCTAGTAAGGCGGGTTCAAATCCCGCACCCCGCATCTGCAGAAATCCCTGATTTCCCATCGTTCATTTTTTTCATCTTTCCAAAAGTGATTTTCCAATACGCTGATTGAACGTTCCACCGTTTCTACCA
This genomic interval from Candidatus Sysuiplasma jiujiangense contains the following:
- a CDS encoding endonuclease III is translated as MFESLERYYAQPGLTTALENISKNENAFHVLISTVISQRNRDEITEKISRRLFKKYPTISLLAKASPGDIAKCIRQSNFYRTKSRAISEISKRIELDYNCNVPENIEELMELPLVGRKTANCVLVYAFRKSAIPVDTHVHRISNRIGIVESRDPKETEEQLRQKIPEIYWMRLNNIFVIHGKKICKPLHPLCYKCPISTHCGYPKKSVRDRKK